One genomic window of Glycine max cultivar Williams 82 chromosome 16, Glycine_max_v4.0, whole genome shotgun sequence includes the following:
- the LOC100790669 gene encoding BAHD acyltransferase DCR — protein MAGEVVKKEDSLNLKVTNKSHVQPEEKIGRKEYQLVTFDLPYLAFYYNQKLLFYKGEDFEGMVQKLKVGLGVVLKEFHQLAGKLGKDEEGVFRVEYDDDMLGVEVVEAVVVDDNEIGVDDLTVAEISNTNLKELIPYSGILNLEGMHRPLLAVQLTKLKDGLAMGLAFNHAVLDGTATWQFMTSWAEICSGSPSTSAPPFLDRTKARNTRVKLDLSLPEPNGPPTSNGEAKPAPALREKIFKFSESAIDKIKSTVNENPPSDGSKPFSTFQALSSHVWRHVSHARNLKPEDYTVFTVFADCRKRVDPPMPENYFGNLIQAIFTVTAVGLLAAHPPQFGASLIQKAIEAHNAKAIDERNKEWESTPKIFQFKDAGVNCVAVGSSPRFKVYDIDFGWGKPENVRSGTNNKFDGMIYLYPGKSGGRSIDVELTLEPEAMERLEQDKDFLLEA, from the exons atGGCAGGCGAGGTGGTGAAGAAGGAAGACTCTCTCAACCTGAAAGTCACTAACAAGAGTCATGTTCAACCTGAGGAGAAAATTGGAAGGAAAGAGTACCAGCTGGTCACTTTTGATCTTCCCTACTTGGCCTTCTACTACAACCAGAAGCTGCTGTTTTACAAGGGTGAAGATTTTGAGGGTATGGTCCAAAAACTCAAAGTTGGACTTGGTGTGGTGCTGAAGGAGTTTCACCAACTTGCTGGTAAGTTAGGGAAAGATGAAGAGGGGGTGTTCAGAGTGGAGTATGATGATGACATGCTTGGTGTGGAGGTTGTTGAagctgttgttgttgatgataatGAGATTGGTGTGGATGATCTAACTGTGGCTGAAATTAGTAACACTAATTTGAAGGAGCTGATACCTTATAGTGGTATCTTGAATTTGGAAGGCATGCATAGGCCTTTGCTGGCTGTTCAg TTAACGAAGCTCAAAGATGGGCTTGCAATGGGCCTAGCATTCAACCATGCTGTCTTGGACGGTACTGCCACCTGGCAATTCATGACCTCATGGGCCGAGATCTGCAGCGGTTCACCCTCCACGTCAGCACCACCCTTCCTGGACCGAACCAAGGCCCGGAACACACGCGTGAAATTGGACCTCTCGCTTCCTGAGCCCAACGGCCCACCAACTTCCAACGGTGAGGCAAAGCCCGCGCCAGCACTTAGGGAAAAGATCTTCAAATTCTCCGAGTCAGCCATCGACAAGATCAAGTCAACGGTCAACGAGAACCCTCCATCCGATGGCTCAAAACCATTCTCAACATTTCAGGCTCTTTCCTCCCACGTTTGGCGCCATGTAAGCCATGCACGTAACTTGAAGCCAGAGGACTACACGGTGTTCACTGTCTTCGCCGATTGTCGGAAGCGGGTGGACCCACCAATGCCGGAGAATTATTTCGGAAACCTAATTCAAGCTATTTTTACCGTTACAGCGGTTGGGCTATTAGCCGCCCATCCGCCACAATTTGGGGCTTCATTGATCCAGAAAGCCATTGAAGCCCACAATGCTAAGGCAATTGATGAACGTAACAAGGAGTGGGAGAGTACACCCaaaatttttcaattcaaagaTGCTGGGGTGAATTGTGTGGCTGTTGGAAGCTCCCCAAGGTTTAAGGTTTATGACATTGATTTTGGGTGGGGGAAGCCAGAGAATGTGAGGAGTGGAACTAATAACAAGTTTGATGGGATGATTTATTTGTACCCGGGGAAGAGTGGAGGGAGGAGCATTGATGTGGAACTAACATTGGAGCCTGAGGCTATGGAGAGGTTGGAGCAAGACAAGGATTTTCTTTTGGAAGCATGA
- the LOC100790144 gene encoding uncharacterized protein LOC100790144, producing the protein MGSRYEVEVKPLSARALKNVNWRHGPNLPYVVVWADRSYLLSTSVDENGNTDANWNETLTIPLPAKPLEDQNLFIHVVHAGSGEDTKSLIGKAWLRLVDIVNDFGIGERVRCTLSLKRPSGRPQGKAEVSVTIRESSYGAQGGYNAPPNGAPPQKANCYATPSGYPYNATAKGWATLAAVFGGISVEDAEYVDDKNQDDAEEKRVEDDLGAEDKIQDNVEARVEDDLGDHADDDDDFWR; encoded by the coding sequence ATGGGTTCTCGGTACGAAGTGGAAGTGAAGCCCTTATCAGCACGCGCGCTCAAGAACGTGAACTGGCGCCACGGCCCCAACCTCCCCTACGTCGTCGTTTGGGCCGACCGAAGCTACTTACTCTCCACGTCCGTGGACGAGAACGGCAACACCGACGCGAATTGGAATGAAACGCTCACAATTCCGTTGCCGGCTAAGCCCCTCGAGGATCAAAATTTGTTCATCCACGTGGTCCACGCCGGCTCGGGGGAGGACACCAAGTCGCTGATCGGCAAGGCTTGGCTCCGGCTGGTGGATATTGTCAACGACTTCGGAATCGGTGAGCGCGTGAGATGCACGCTCTCGCTGAAGCGTCCCTCGGGGAGGCCGCAAGGGAAGGCTGAGGTTAGCGTGACCATCAGGGAGTCGAGCTATGGTGCGCAGGGTGGGTACAACGCACCTCCCAACGGGGCACCACCACAAAAGGCGAATTGTTACGCTACGCCAAGTGGGTATCCTTATAATGCGACGGCGAAGGGATGGGCTACGCTCGCTGCGGTTTTTGGTGGAATATCTGTGGAAGATGCTGAGTATGTTGATGACAAGAATCAAGATGATGCGGAAGAAAAAAGAGTGGAGGATGATCTTGGTGCTGAGGACAAGATTCAAGATAACGTGGAAGCAAGAGTGGAGGATGATCTTGGTGACCATGCTGATGATGATGACGACTTCTGGCGATGA